A stretch of Henckelia pumila isolate YLH828 chromosome 4, ASM3356847v2, whole genome shotgun sequence DNA encodes these proteins:
- the LOC140861890 gene encoding uncharacterized protein, translating to MISGGSTDGDSNRARKSRSKREVLGIGARRLDPSPIITFGPGDLEGVCLPHNDALLIRARVANYDVRRVFVDSGSSVNVIFQEAFEQMDLQGCEIHPMKTSLYGFTGHTVRPKGEVWLPITLGSGDIKKTVMTLFTMVEAPSSYNIILGRPALNAFMAVSSAYHQKIKFPVGNQVAEVKRDQHSSRRCYADTIRVDNKRARGAERKDDPQQEEVCTVEEVKEEYEEVEVMPGKLGKIARMARGLEPALAKQLKTCLAQNADVFAWSPKELTGVPAHLAEHKLNILQGSRPVKQKKRHFGAEKDKVIAEQVRELLEAGHIKEVQFPTWLSNVVLVPKSTGKWRMCMDFRDLNKASPKDCYPLPRIDQLVDSTSDCELLCFMDAYQGYHQISLASEDQDKFSFVTSGGTFCYVVMTFGLKKCMSHLSKDDG from the coding sequence ATGATTTCGGGAGGATCCACTGATGGGGACTCTAATAGGGCTAGAAAGTCCCGGAGTAAGAGAGAAGTCCTGGGAATTGGGGCCCGGAGGCTGGACCCTAGCCCAATCATTACATTTGGGCCAGGGGATTTGGAAGGGGTGTGCCTACCTCACAACGATGCTTTACTAATTCGGGCTCGAGTTGCTAACTATGACGTAAGAAGGGTGTTTGTGGATTCAGGGAGCTCTGTAAATGTCATCTTCCAAGAAGCATTCGAGCAAATGGATTTGCAAGGTTGTGAGATCCATCCCATGAAAACATCTCTGTATGGGTTCACAGGACATACCGTTCGACCCAAGGGAGAAGTGTGGCTACCAATCACCTTGGGATCGGGTGATATAAAGAAGACTGTCATGACCCTCTTTACCATGGTGGAAGCCCCATCTTCCTACAATATCATCCTAGGAAGACCGGCCCTAAACGCTTTTATGGCTGTCTCCTCTGCATACCACCAGAAGATCAAATTCCCGGTGGGAAATCAAGTGGCCGAGGTAAAGAGAGATCAGCATTCCTCTCGGCGATGTTATGCGGACACCATCCGAGTGGACAATAAGAGGGCCCGGGGGGCGGAGAGAAAGGACGATCCCCAGCAGGAGGAGGTATGCACAGTGGAAGAGGTGAAAGAGGAATATGAGGAGGTGGAGGTAATGCCCGGAAAGCTGGGGAAGATTGCCCGGATGGCTCGGGGTCTGGAgcctgctttggctaagcaatTGAAAACTTGCCTGGCCCAGAACGCGGATGTGTTTGCCTGGTCTCCCAAAGAGCTAACGGGAGTCCCGGCTCATCTGGCTGAGCACAAGTTAAATATCCTCCAGGGATCCCGACCTGTCAAGCAAAAAAAGAGACACTTCGGGGCAGAAAAGGACAAGGTCATTGCCGAACAAGTTCGGGAGCTGCTGGAAGCAGGGCACATCAAGGAGGTACAGTTTCCTACTTGGTTGTCTAACGTGGTGCTGGTACCCAAGAGTACAGGGAAATGGAGAATGTGTATGGATTTCCGAGACTTAAACAAAGCCAGCCCCAAGGACTGCTATCCCCTGCCCCGGATTGATCAATTGGTGGATTCCACCTCCGATTGTGAGCTGCTTTGCTTTATGGATGCTTACCAGGGCTACCATCAGATTTCCCTAGCTAGTGAGGACCAGGATAAGTTCAGTTTTGTCACGTCAGGAGGAACATTTTGTTATGTGGTTATGACTTTCGGTTTAAAAAAATGCATGAGCCACCTATCAAAGGATGATGGATAA